The following proteins come from a genomic window of Achromobacter deleyi:
- a CDS encoding translocation/assembly module TamB domain-containing protein → MLAVLACSFVFWLLASQTGSRLLLTTAAQQLDGQALAVRGSVLRGLEVGRLDLNVSGTRIGISDLRLNVNWRALGNRLLHVRELSATNVEIGLTAGEDAPADDKPGEPFSLPALPVDIAVDRLALGEFHLLQDGQPLPVELGDLSATFAAGKQGAQLRIANLRVGHEIGQAQLSGQAELQGLAEPWPFAARLDVTARGSGPDSPLCQADQLSGKFAPPVKAAPAAAKAPDAAKPRAGAARADAAKGKAAASAKAPAGASPEAVQDKAATAFVGPPAPACQVILRADAAGSLDGIQAKLDGTGAGLALDVVADLAPRTPLVLRSARADALLPDKSTLSARLDLQAVDGQPGRDRIVGTLGAQRLDLSPWLGDALPPAVVSANAQLSAEFENLSQLRQAAIDLRFEDGARWNKQVLAGTVKAQVDIAAPAAAPAAPPSADGAARAVADAATPPAAATADLLAGLRIHDLDVDLKLGPNRVRAQGEIGGADGALTLDAQAPQLDAFWPGIPGGADLKGRLGGTVASHKGEITAGYNPAKPRPGVLGESRAQATLAFTGGWGKGAAGEPDAALTGWRGAFSRLTADSAGFTVSVDRPVTLSYLPAALAPQWQWQVGQTVIGVALPGKEKLAIAHKGSRGDAKRWETAGQADNLVITAAMARQVIAAVDPEAAAKMSKGPKRVNATVAENQRRIALDASWDLKFDGRLAGRARIARRDGDLLIPGDPPVPLGVKALVLDLTATPTSANASRLDAKLDLATDKMGKIAGNGTAVLAVDAKGGMALDPRQPIRARLDADITDLAWVGLFVGDSMEIGGQVKANLEAQGTLNGKWSASGAIRGDKLRVVRIDDGVRLIEGKLSARLDGDKLVLDSLRFPASLRVMPAEWRTKEWITTNPEAKDGYAEAKGQWNLIDGGGSVRLTLYRFPALQRSDRYAMVSGTIDLNAAMPRIDIVGDLKADAGWFSLEILQGVPSLDDDVKVRRAGDDPGAVSTPLQTSMNLKFDMGPRFYITGMGLDAGLLGSIQILLNDGRLTGVGALRTRGGGIEAYGQKLRLRRGTLTFQGRLDNPLLDIEALRTGEQVEAGVKVVGTAQRPRIDLVSYPDVSDVEKLSWLLLGRGPDESGSDAALLLSVGTALLGGGQPFYKQFGLDDVSVRTGNLGSSGSILPDRTVAGDVNRDSDSQLATQFLVASKSFANGITLSVEQALAGSDTVGRASYRLARGLSLDLKGGSVNGIALVYRTFFGD, encoded by the coding sequence ATGTTGGCCGTGCTGGCGTGCAGCTTCGTGTTCTGGCTGCTGGCCTCGCAGACCGGATCGCGCCTGCTGCTGACCACCGCCGCCCAGCAACTGGACGGCCAGGCGCTGGCGGTGCGCGGCTCGGTCCTGCGCGGGCTGGAGGTCGGCCGGCTCGACCTGAATGTAAGCGGCACCCGTATCGGCATCAGCGACCTGCGCCTGAACGTGAATTGGCGCGCGCTGGGCAACCGGCTGCTGCATGTGCGCGAACTCTCGGCCACGAATGTCGAGATCGGCCTGACCGCCGGCGAGGACGCGCCGGCCGATGACAAGCCCGGCGAACCCTTCAGCCTGCCGGCGCTGCCGGTGGACATCGCGGTGGACCGGCTGGCGCTGGGCGAATTCCATCTGCTGCAGGACGGTCAGCCGTTGCCGGTCGAACTGGGCGACCTGAGCGCCACGTTCGCCGCCGGCAAGCAGGGCGCGCAGTTGCGCATCGCCAATCTGCGCGTGGGCCACGAGATCGGCCAGGCGCAACTGAGCGGACAGGCCGAGCTGCAGGGCCTGGCCGAGCCGTGGCCGTTCGCCGCCCGGCTGGACGTGACGGCGCGCGGATCGGGCCCGGATTCGCCGTTGTGCCAGGCCGACCAGCTGAGCGGCAAGTTCGCGCCGCCCGTGAAAGCGGCGCCGGCGGCCGCCAAGGCGCCGGACGCGGCCAAGCCCCGGGCCGGCGCGGCCAGGGCCGATGCCGCCAAGGGCAAGGCCGCCGCCAGCGCCAAGGCGCCCGCCGGCGCGTCGCCGGAGGCCGTCCAGGACAAGGCCGCGACCGCATTCGTCGGCCCGCCGGCGCCCGCCTGCCAGGTGATCCTGCGCGCGGACGCGGCCGGCTCGCTGGATGGTATCCAGGCCAAGCTGGATGGCACCGGCGCCGGTTTGGCGCTGGACGTGGTGGCCGACCTGGCGCCGCGCACGCCGCTGGTGCTGCGCAGCGCGCGCGCCGATGCGCTGCTGCCGGACAAATCGACGCTGTCGGCGCGGCTGGACCTGCAGGCGGTGGACGGCCAGCCGGGCCGCGACCGCATCGTCGGCACGCTCGGGGCGCAGCGGCTGGACCTGTCGCCCTGGCTCGGCGACGCGCTGCCGCCGGCCGTGGTCAGCGCCAATGCGCAATTGAGCGCCGAATTCGAGAACCTCAGCCAGCTGCGCCAGGCCGCGATCGACCTGCGCTTCGAAGACGGCGCGCGCTGGAACAAGCAGGTGCTGGCCGGCACGGTCAAGGCGCAGGTGGATATCGCCGCGCCCGCCGCCGCCCCGGCCGCGCCGCCGTCCGCTGACGGCGCCGCCCGCGCGGTGGCGGATGCCGCCACGCCGCCCGCCGCCGCAACCGCCGACCTCTTGGCCGGCCTGCGCATCCACGATTTGGACGTGGACCTGAAACTGGGCCCGAACCGGGTCCGGGCGCAGGGCGAGATCGGCGGCGCCGACGGCGCGCTGACGCTGGACGCGCAGGCGCCGCAGCTGGACGCGTTCTGGCCCGGCATTCCGGGCGGCGCCGACCTCAAGGGCAGGCTCGGCGGCACTGTCGCTTCCCACAAGGGCGAAATCACCGCCGGCTACAACCCGGCCAAGCCGCGCCCCGGCGTGCTGGGCGAATCCCGCGCCCAGGCCACCCTCGCCTTCACCGGGGGCTGGGGCAAGGGCGCGGCGGGCGAGCCCGATGCCGCCCTGACCGGCTGGCGCGGCGCCTTTTCGCGCCTGACCGCCGACAGCGCCGGCTTCACCGTCTCGGTCGACCGGCCGGTGACGCTGTCGTACCTGCCGGCGGCGCTGGCGCCGCAATGGCAGTGGCAGGTGGGCCAGACGGTGATTGGCGTGGCCCTGCCCGGCAAGGAAAAGCTGGCGATCGCCCACAAGGGCTCGCGCGGCGATGCCAAGCGCTGGGAAACCGCCGGCCAGGCCGATAACCTCGTCATCACGGCCGCCATGGCGCGCCAGGTGATCGCCGCCGTCGACCCCGAGGCCGCGGCGAAGATGAGCAAAGGGCCCAAGCGCGTCAACGCCACCGTGGCCGAGAACCAGCGCCGCATCGCGCTGGACGCGTCCTGGGACCTGAAATTCGACGGCCGGCTGGCCGGCCGCGCCCGCATCGCGCGCCGCGACGGCGATCTGTTGATTCCGGGCGATCCGCCGGTGCCGCTGGGCGTGAAAGCGCTGGTGCTGGACCTGACGGCCACGCCGACCTCGGCCAATGCCAGCCGCCTGGACGCCAAGCTGGACCTGGCCACCGACAAGATGGGCAAGATCGCCGGCAATGGCACGGCGGTGCTGGCGGTCGACGCCAAGGGCGGCATGGCGCTGGATCCGCGCCAGCCGATCCGCGCCAGGCTGGACGCGGACATCACCGACCTGGCCTGGGTCGGCCTGTTCGTCGGCGATTCGATGGAAATCGGCGGCCAGGTCAAGGCCAACCTCGAGGCCCAGGGCACGCTCAATGGCAAATGGAGCGCCAGCGGCGCGATTCGCGGCGACAAGCTGCGGGTGGTGCGCATCGACGACGGCGTGCGCCTGATCGAGGGCAAGCTGTCGGCGCGCCTGGATGGCGACAAGCTGGTGCTGGACAGCCTGCGCTTCCCGGCCTCGCTGCGGGTCATGCCGGCCGAATGGCGCACCAAGGAATGGATCACCACCAACCCCGAGGCCAAGGACGGCTATGCCGAGGCCAAGGGGCAGTGGAACCTGATCGACGGCGGCGGCAGCGTGCGCCTGACGCTGTACCGCTTCCCGGCGCTGCAGCGCTCGGACCGCTACGCCATGGTGTCCGGCACCATCGACCTGAACGCCGCGATGCCGCGCATCGACATCGTCGGCGACCTGAAGGCGGACGCCGGCTGGTTCAGCCTGGAGATCCTGCAGGGCGTGCCCTCGCTGGACGACGACGTCAAGGTGCGGCGCGCGGGCGACGATCCCGGCGCCGTGTCGACCCCGTTGCAGACCAGCATGAACCTGAAGTTCGACATGGGGCCGCGCTTCTACATCACCGGCATGGGGCTGGACGCCGGCCTGCTGGGGTCGATCCAGATCCTGCTGAACGACGGCCGCCTGACCGGCGTGGGCGCGCTGCGCACCCGCGGCGGCGGCATCGAGGCCTATGGGCAGAAGCTGCGGCTGCGGCGCGGCACGCTGACCTTCCAGGGCCGCCTGGACAATCCGTTGCTGGACATCGAGGCCCTGCGCACCGGCGAACAGGTCGAGGCGGGCGTGAAGGTGGTGGGCACCGCGCAGCGGCCGCGCATCGACCTGGTGTCGTATCCGGACGTCAGCGACGTCGAGAAACTGTCGTGGCTGCTGCTGGGCCGGGGCCCGGACGAAAGCGGCAGCGACGCCGCGCTGCTGCTGTCGGTGGGCACGGCGCTGCTGGGCGGCGGCCAGCCGTTCTACAAGCAGTTCGGGCTGGACGACGTCAGCGTGCGCACCGGCAACCTGGGCAGCTCGGGCAGCATCCTGCCGGACCGCACCGTGGCCGGCGACGTCAACCGCGACAGCGACAGCCAGCTGGCGACGCAATTCCTGGTGGCCAGCAAGTCGTTCGCCAACGGCATCACGCTCAGCGTCGAGCAGGCGCTGGCGGGCAGCGACACCGTCGGCCGGGCCAGCTACCGGCTGGCGCGCGGCCTGTCGCTGGACCTGAAGGGCGGCTCGGTGAACGGCATCGCGCTGGTCTACCGGACGTTCTTCGGCGATTGA